The uncultured Desulfatiglans sp. DNA window CAGCAGCTCGGCGCGCTGGATCCCGTAAAGCGCCCGCGCCCGTTCCACGTTGAGGGCGGCCGCCCGCAAATCCCGATTGTTCTGAAGCCCGAGTTCGATGACCTGGCGCATCCGCTCATCGGTGAAAAAGGCGCGCCACTCAAGATCCGCCGCCAAAGGCGCATCCGACGTCCGCAGGCCTTCCCGGTAGGCGGGTCCGCTCTTCCACCCGCCCGGGATCGGGGCATCGGGCCGTTCGTAATCGGGCATCAGGCTGCACCCGTTGAACACAAGCGCCCCCAGCGGCAGACAGGCAAGCATTTTCCGTATCATCATTCTCTCATCTCCAGACGGGCTTCGACCTCAGAAGCAGGGGTCTGATCCATGGCCCCCTGCTTTCTCCCAAAAAGCCTCACCACCACGACATAGAACAGAGGGATGAAAAAAATCGCCAAAAAGGTCGCGGTCGCCATCCCACCCAGAACACCGGTGCCGATTGCATTCTGCGCGCCCGCCCCCGCGCCCGTGGCGATGGCGAGTGGAAGCACCCCGAAGCCGAAGGCGAGTGATGTCATGACGATCGGACGCAGCCTCAGTTTGGCCCCTTCCAGGGTGGCGTCGATGAGGCCTCTGCCTTCCCTCACCTTGGCCATGGCGAACTGGACGATCAGGATGGCGTTTTTGGTCGTGAGCCCGAGGACGGTCAGCATCCCGATCTGAAAATAGACATCGTTCGGCAGCCCGCGAAAGGAGGTCGCGAGCACGCCGCCGATCACGCCGAGCGGCAGCGCCAGCATGACCGAGATCGGAACCGTCCAACTCTCGTAAAGGGCGGCCAGACAAAGGAAGATCACGATCATCGAAAAGGCGTAAAGGACCGGCGCCTGGGATGTCGCCATCCGCTCCTGATAGGAGATGCCGGCCCAATCGAAGCCGGTTCCCTGCGGAAGCTTGCGTGCGATCTCCTCCATGGCCTGCATCGCCTCGCCGGAGCTGGTCCCGGGGGAAGGCTCCCCCCAGAAATTCAGGGAGGGAAAGGCGTTGAAGCGTTCTAAACGAGGCGATCCATAGGTCCAGCGTCCGGTCGCGAAGGCGGTGAGGGGCGTCATCGTTCCCGCTTGATTGCGCACGTAGAGACGATCGAGATCGCTCGGCAGCATCCGGTAGGGCGCATCCGCCTGCACATAGACCCGCTTGACCCGCCCGTTCTGGATGAAATCGTTGACGTAGGCGCTGCCGAACAGGGCTGAAACGGTGTTGTGAATCGAGTCGATGGGCACACCGAGGGTGCCGGCCTTTTCCCAATCCACATCGATCCGGTATTGGGGCACATCCTCGAGGCCGTTCAGCCGGACGCGGATCAGCCGCGGGTCTTCATTCGCCATCCTGAGCAGCTGATCGCCAGCCGCCATCAAGGCTTCGTGGCCGATCCCCCCCCGGTCCTGCAGTTGAAAATCGAAGCCGCCCGCCCGGCCGAGTTCGATCACGGCGGGCGGTGGAAAGGCGAAGACCCGCGCGTTCCGAATCTGTGAAAACCGCCCCATGGCCCGCCCCAACAGGGCCTCGATCTTGAGATCCGGCCGGTCCCTGAGATCCCAATCCCGCAGCTGAACGAATGCCATGCCGGAGTTCTGCCCGGCGCCCGAGAAGCTCCGGCCGGTCAAGGTCATAATGGATCGAACCGTCTCCTTCTCTTCTTCCAGCAGGTAGGTCCGAACCTCCTTCATGACCTCCTCGGACTGCTCCATGGTCGAACCCGGCGGCAGAGTCGCCTGGACGAACATGATGCCCTGGTCCTCGTCCGGAAGGTAAGCCGTGGGCATCCGCAGAAAAAGGAAGCCAAGGGCTGCGACCAGAAGGAAATAGATGAACAGGTAACGGAGCTTCCGTCTCAGGATCCCTCCGACCACCAGCTGGTACTTGTCTCTGACCCAGAAGAACGTCCGGTCGAACCAGCGGAAAAAAGGCCGGAAAAGGAAAAAGGCGCTGTCCGCGGGCGTGTGCCCTTTGGGCATGGGCCTCAGGAGCGAGGCGCAGAGGACCGGCGTCAGGATCAGGGCGACCAGGACCGAGAGCAGCATGGCGGCGATAACGGTCACGGAGAACTGGCGGTAGATGACGCCCGTAGAGCCGCCGAAAAACGCCATAGGGCCGAACACCGCCGAGAGGACCAGGCCGATCCCGACCAGCGCGCTCGTGATCTCGCCCATGGACTTGCGGGTCGCCTCCCGCGGCGGCAGGTTCTCGTCGCGCATCACCCGCTCGACATTCTCCACAACCACGATCGCATCGTCCACGAGGAGGCCGATCGCCAGCACCATCGCGAACATGGTCAGCATGTTGATGGAAAATCCGAACAGCCCCAGTACGGCGAAGGTCCCCAGGATCACCACCGGCACCGCCATCGTCGGGATCAGCGTGGCCCGGATGTTCCCCATGAAAAGGTACATCACCAGAAATACGAGCACGATCGCTTCCAGCAGGGTCTTGACCACTTCATCGATGGCCACCTCGACGAAGGGGGTCGTCTCGTAAGGGTAGATGACTTTCATGCCAGGCGGAAAATAGTACGCGAGTTCCTCCATCTTCGCCTTGATGGCATCCGCGGTCTCGAGCGCGTTGGCCCCCGGGGCCTGGCGGACCGCCAGGGCGGCGGCGGGCATCCCGTTGAAGAGCGCGCTCGTTTCGTAGCGCTCCGTACCGAGTTCCGTCCACCCGATATCCCGCAGGCGCACCGTGGACCCGTCCGGATTGATGCGCAGAGGGATCGCGGCAAACTCCTCCGGGGTCCGGAGCAGGTTCTGGACGATGATGGAGGCGTTCAGGCGCTGGCCCTCCACCGCCGGGACCGCCCCGAACTGGCCGGCGGAGATCTCCACGTTGTAGGCGCGCAGGCCGGCGATGACATCGTCGACGGTCAGCTTGTAGTCCGTGAGCTTGTCCGGATTGAGCCAGACCCGCATCGCATACTGCGAGCCGAAACTTTCGACTTCTCCGACCCCCGGCACGCGCGCCAGCACCTTCTCGACGTTGGACTGCGCGTAATCCCTCAGATCGTTTTCGCCCATGCTGCCGTCTTCGGAGACCAGGCCGACGAGGATCAGGTAGTTGCGGGTGGATTTGCTGACCTTGACCCCCTGGCGTTGGACGACATCCGGGAGGCTCGCCATCGCGAGCTGGAGCTTGTTCTGCACCTGAGACCACGCAAAATCGGGGTCGGTACCCGGCGCGAAGGTCAGCTCCAGCCTCCCCGCGCCCGAGCCGTCGCTCGTCGCGGACATGTACAGCAGCCGGTCGAACCCCGTCATCTTCTGCTCGATGATCTGAATGACGCTGTTTTCGACCGTCTCGGCGGAGGCGCCCGGATAGAAGGCATCGATCGCGATCGAGGGAGGCGCGATGGGCGGGTACTGCGAGATGGGCAGATTGTAGATGGCGAGCGCCCCGGCGAGCATCATAATGATGGCGATCACCCACGCGAATACGGGACGGTCCAGGAAAAAATTCGACAGCATGACCGTCCTCCGCTATTTCGCTTCCGGGCCTGCAGCGCCCGCCCCGGCTTCCTTCGCACCTGCCGCCGGACTGTCCAGACACACCGCCCGAACGCTGACCCCCGGCCGCACGTTGAGCAGCCCTTCGACGATCACTCGATCGCCGGCCGAAAGGCCCGAGGCGA harbors:
- the acrB gene encoding multidrug efflux system protein (Evidence 2a : Function from experimental evidences in other organisms; PubMedId : 10920254, 12351840, 12654283, 15111118, 15155734, 21450803, 7651136; Product type t : transporter), whose product is MLSNFFLDRPVFAWVIAIIMMLAGALAIYNLPISQYPPIAPPSIAIDAFYPGASAETVENSVIQIIEQKMTGFDRLLYMSATSDGSGAGRLELTFAPGTDPDFAWSQVQNKLQLAMASLPDVVQRQGVKVSKSTRNYLILVGLVSEDGSMGENDLRDYAQSNVEKVLARVPGVGEVESFGSQYAMRVWLNPDKLTDYKLTVDDVIAGLRAYNVEISAGQFGAVPAVEGQRLNASIIVQNLLRTPEEFAAIPLRINPDGSTVRLRDIGWTELGTERYETSALFNGMPAAALAVRQAPGANALETADAIKAKMEELAYYFPPGMKVIYPYETTPFVEVAIDEVVKTLLEAIVLVFLVMYLFMGNIRATLIPTMAVPVVILGTFAVLGLFGFSINMLTMFAMVLAIGLLVDDAIVVVENVERVMRDENLPPREATRKSMGEITSALVGIGLVLSAVFGPMAFFGGSTGVIYRQFSVTVIAAMLLSVLVALILTPVLCASLLRPMPKGHTPADSAFFLFRPFFRWFDRTFFWVRDKYQLVVGGILRRKLRYLFIYFLLVAALGFLFLRMPTAYLPDEDQGIMFVQATLPPGSTMEQSEEVMKEVRTYLLEEEKETVRSIMTLTGRSFSGAGQNSGMAFVQLRDWDLRDRPDLKIEALLGRAMGRFSQIRNARVFAFPPPAVIELGRAGGFDFQLQDRGGIGHEALMAAGDQLLRMANEDPRLIRVRLNGLEDVPQYRIDVDWEKAGTLGVPIDSIHNTVSALFGSAYVNDFIQNGRVKRVYVQADAPYRMLPSDLDRLYVRNQAGTMTPLTAFATGRWTYGSPRLERFNAFPSLNFWGEPSPGTSSGEAMQAMEEIARKLPQGTGFDWAGISYQERMATSQAPVLYAFSMIVIFLCLAALYESWTVPISVMLALPLGVIGGVLATSFRGLPNDVYFQIGMLTVLGLTTKNAILIVQFAMAKVREGRGLIDATLEGAKLRLRPIVMTSLAFGFGVLPLAIATGAGAGAQNAIGTGVLGGMATATFLAIFFIPLFYVVVVRLFGRKQGAMDQTPASEVEARLEMRE